A genome region from Chloroflexia bacterium SDU3-3 includes the following:
- a CDS encoding sensor histidine kinase has product MNPLPLSAPNQSAWNPLRNFNATVRFRILFALFIVVVLMTVPYIFLIAPALQYKYQYDTIIQNITLANSINSTTKKQIDDVMWEIVAGKKSFASGEQYAILEATEARVRQMAANTTSQRGLVKLSVVQRTLATLRNQIDEIGHEIAEGKSFDSNVILLEHMRTVTQLVEDDVQDYALFEVERTQVEYAEMQAGLTRWAIGGTVMMLTAVAFSIVSAWGISRTIYAPLKRLHDATTTIARHDLEVLATSENTDEITELVGSFNAMVRRIRELLAAKVQEQENLKKAELRALQAQINPHFLYNTLDTIIWMAESNRTRQVVDLVSALSRFFRITLSKGRDWITVRDEIEHVSSYLAIQKMRYRDILDYTIDVEADILDTQMLKLTLQPLVENALYHGIKNKRSGGRITVRGRRVGQDVRLDVEDNGIGMRADLVSQLGAMLARTDHPHSESGYGLNNVNQRIKLFYGQQYGLTIVSAHQIGTQVSILLPTNKVVEPTNTIKE; this is encoded by the coding sequence ATGAACCCGCTGCCGCTCAGCGCACCGAATCAGTCGGCGTGGAACCCGCTGCGCAACTTCAACGCGACGGTGCGCTTCCGCATCCTGTTTGCGCTCTTTATCGTGGTGGTGCTGATGACGGTACCCTATATCTTCCTGATCGCCCCAGCGCTGCAGTACAAGTATCAGTACGATACCATCATTCAAAACATCACCCTGGCTAATAGCATCAACAGCACCACAAAGAAGCAGATCGATGATGTGATGTGGGAGATCGTCGCTGGCAAGAAAAGCTTCGCAAGCGGCGAGCAGTACGCCATCCTCGAAGCCACCGAGGCGCGCGTGCGCCAGATGGCGGCCAACACCACATCGCAGCGCGGCCTTGTCAAGCTCAGCGTGGTGCAGCGCACGCTCGCCACCCTGCGCAATCAGATCGATGAGATCGGACACGAGATCGCAGAAGGCAAGAGCTTCGATAGCAATGTTATCCTGCTTGAGCATATGCGCACCGTCACCCAGCTGGTGGAGGATGATGTACAGGACTACGCGCTCTTTGAGGTCGAGCGCACCCAGGTCGAGTACGCCGAGATGCAGGCTGGCCTCACCCGCTGGGCTATCGGCGGGACCGTGATGATGCTGACCGCCGTCGCGTTCTCGATCGTCTCGGCGTGGGGCATATCGCGCACGATCTACGCCCCGCTCAAGCGGCTGCACGACGCCACCACCACGATCGCGCGCCACGACCTGGAGGTGCTGGCCACATCGGAGAACACCGACGAGATCACCGAGCTGGTCGGCAGCTTTAATGCGATGGTGCGCCGCATCCGCGAGCTGCTGGCCGCCAAGGTGCAGGAGCAGGAGAACCTGAAGAAGGCCGAGCTGCGCGCCCTGCAGGCCCAGATCAACCCGCACTTTCTCTACAACACGCTCGACACGATCATCTGGATGGCCGAGAGCAATCGCACCCGCCAGGTGGTGGATCTTGTGTCGGCCCTATCGCGCTTTTTCCGTATCACGCTGAGCAAGGGCCGCGACTGGATCACCGTGCGCGACGAGATCGAGCATGTGTCGAGCTACCTTGCCATCCAGAAAATGCGCTACCGCGATATTCTCGACTACACGATCGATGTCGAGGCCGACATCCTCGACACCCAGATGCTCAAGCTCACCCTGCAGCCGCTGGTGGAAAACGCACTGTACCACGGGATCAAGAACAAGCGCAGCGGCGGCAGGATCACCGTGCGCGGCAGGCGGGTGGGCCAGGATGTGCGGCTGGATGTGGAGGACAATGGTATCGGCATGCGCGCCGACCTCGTGTCGCAGCTGGGCGCGATGCTTGCCCGCACCGACCACCCCCACAGCGAGAGCGGCTACGGCCTGAATAACGTGAATCAGCGGATCAAGCTGTTCTATGGCCAGCAGTATGGCCTGACCATCGTTAGCGCGCACCAGATCGGCACACAGGTGTCAATTCTTCTGCCCACAAACAAAGTTGTTGAGCCAACAAATACCATAAAAGAGTAG
- a CDS encoding ABC transporter substrate-binding protein: MLAACGSSTPTTSAPAGATSAGGTTAGAKKDYKQLVVGFAQIGAESEWRTANTQSIQDSAKQLGVELKFSDAQQKQENQIKAIRSFIAQKVDVIGVSPVVETGWETVFKEAKDAGIPIILVDRHATVPDDMFSAFIGSDFKAEGEKACAEMGKLLNNKGNIVELEGTVGSAPAIDRKTGFHECLAKTPDMKVLASQSGDFTRAKGKEVMQAFLKTYNGQINALYSHNDDMALGAIQAIEEAGLKPGVDIKIVSVDAVRGAFEAMVAGKLNVTVECNPLLGPQFFETALKIANGEPVEKWVKSNEGVFRQDTAATDLPNRKY; this comes from the coding sequence ATGCTCGCCGCGTGTGGCTCCTCAACCCCCACCACATCTGCGCCCGCCGGCGCGACCAGCGCAGGTGGCACCACCGCTGGCGCGAAGAAAGACTACAAGCAGCTCGTTGTTGGCTTCGCCCAGATCGGGGCCGAGAGCGAGTGGCGCACGGCCAACACCCAGTCGATCCAAGATAGCGCCAAGCAGCTTGGGGTCGAGCTGAAGTTCTCGGACGCCCAGCAGAAGCAGGAAAATCAGATCAAGGCCATCCGCTCGTTTATCGCGCAGAAGGTTGATGTGATCGGCGTCTCCCCCGTGGTTGAGACCGGCTGGGAGACCGTGTTTAAAGAGGCCAAGGATGCGGGCATCCCGATCATCCTGGTCGACCGCCACGCCACCGTGCCCGACGACATGTTCTCCGCCTTCATCGGCTCGGATTTCAAGGCCGAGGGCGAGAAGGCCTGCGCCGAGATGGGCAAGCTGCTGAACAACAAGGGCAACATCGTCGAGCTGGAAGGCACTGTCGGCTCGGCCCCCGCCATCGACCGCAAGACCGGGTTCCACGAATGCCTCGCGAAGACACCTGATATGAAGGTGCTGGCCTCACAGTCGGGCGATTTCACCCGCGCCAAGGGCAAGGAGGTTATGCAGGCCTTCCTGAAGACCTACAACGGCCAGATCAACGCGCTGTACTCGCACAACGATGACATGGCGCTGGGCGCCATCCAGGCTATCGAGGAGGCCGGGCTCAAGCCAGGTGTCGACATCAAGATCGTCTCGGTGGACGCCGTGCGCGGCGCGTTCGAGGCCATGGTGGCCGGTAAGCTGAATGTGACCGTGGAGTGCAACCCGCTGCTCGGGCCGCAGTTCTTCGAGACCGCGCTGAAGATCGCCAACGGCGAGCCGGTGGAGAAGTGGGTGAAATCGAACGAGGGAGTGTTCCGCCAGGATACCGCCGCCACCGACCTGCCGAACCGCAAGTACTAG
- a CDS encoding sugar ABC transporter ATP-binding protein encodes MADQHPLLETRDIAKQFPGVTALAGVDFRLRHGEIHALMGENGAGKSTLIKILTGVEHADGGSMLLDGAPYAPHSPHHAQQLGISTVYQEVNLCGNLSVAENIFIGRLPRRLGIIDWKSVHERSAQALRRLEIDIDVRKPLGSYSVAIQQMVAIARAIDVSAKVLILDEPTSSLDAREVAQLFAVMKRLREQGLGIIFITHFLDQVYEVSDQITVLRQGNLVGSYAVGALSRLELVSKMIGHDLETLDRLEQQKAERASGEDAPVMLDMRGVGRQGTLQPIDLQVRAGEVVGLAGLLGSGRTEAARLMFGVDQADSGSLSVGGRAFDRRSPARAVHHGIGLCPENRRADGIVPDLTVRENIILALQASRGWVRRLSTAEQQELADRFIRVLGIKTPDAERPIRTLSGGNQQKVILARWLATNPQVLILDEPTRGVDIGAKAEIQKLVLQLASDGKAVVFISSELDEVIRCSHTIAVMRDRSKVAELRGAIDEAQVLHAIAERPEDGDDIA; translated from the coding sequence ATGGCTGACCAACACCCCCTGCTTGAGACACGCGACATCGCCAAGCAGTTCCCGGGAGTCACCGCGCTTGCCGGGGTCGATTTCCGCCTGCGACATGGCGAGATCCACGCGCTGATGGGCGAGAATGGCGCGGGAAAATCTACCCTGATCAAGATCCTCACCGGCGTTGAGCATGCCGATGGGGGCTCAATGCTGCTGGACGGCGCGCCGTACGCGCCGCATAGCCCACACCACGCGCAGCAGCTGGGCATCAGCACCGTCTACCAAGAGGTGAACCTGTGCGGCAACCTCTCGGTGGCGGAGAATATTTTTATCGGTCGCCTGCCGCGCCGTCTTGGCATCATCGACTGGAAGAGCGTACACGAGCGCTCGGCGCAGGCGCTGCGGCGGCTTGAGATCGATATCGATGTGCGCAAGCCACTGGGCAGCTACTCGGTCGCCATCCAGCAGATGGTCGCCATCGCACGGGCCATCGATGTATCGGCCAAGGTGCTGATCCTCGACGAGCCAACCTCGTCGCTGGATGCCCGCGAGGTGGCCCAGCTGTTCGCGGTGATGAAGCGGCTGCGTGAGCAGGGCCTAGGCATCATCTTCATCACCCACTTCCTCGACCAGGTGTACGAGGTCAGCGACCAGATCACCGTCTTGCGCCAGGGCAATCTTGTCGGCAGCTACGCCGTGGGAGCGCTTTCGCGGCTCGAACTAGTGAGCAAGATGATCGGCCACGACCTTGAGACGCTTGACCGCCTTGAGCAGCAAAAAGCCGAGCGCGCAAGCGGCGAAGATGCGCCAGTGATGCTGGACATGCGAGGCGTGGGCAGGCAAGGAACACTTCAGCCGATCGACCTGCAGGTGCGGGCCGGCGAGGTGGTGGGGCTGGCCGGGCTGCTTGGCTCGGGCCGCACCGAGGCCGCGCGCCTGATGTTTGGGGTCGATCAGGCCGACAGCGGGTCGCTCAGCGTGGGAGGCAGGGCCTTCGACCGCCGCAGCCCCGCGCGTGCCGTGCACCACGGCATCGGGCTGTGCCCCGAGAACCGCCGCGCCGATGGGATCGTGCCAGACCTAACCGTGCGCGAGAACATCATTTTGGCGCTGCAGGCCAGCCGTGGCTGGGTGCGGCGGCTCAGCACCGCCGAGCAGCAGGAGCTAGCCGACCGCTTCATCCGCGTGCTGGGGATCAAGACACCCGACGCCGAGCGGCCCATACGCACGCTGAGCGGCGGTAATCAGCAGAAGGTGATCCTGGCGCGCTGGCTGGCCACCAACCCGCAGGTGCTCATCCTCGATGAGCCGACGCGCGGCGTCGACATCGGCGCAAAGGCCGAGATCCAGAAGCTGGTGCTGCAACTGGCAAGCGACGGCAAGGCCGTGGTCTTCATCTCCTCCGAGCTAGATGAGGTGATCCGCTGCAGCCACACCATCGCGGTGATGCGCGACCGAAGCAAAGTCGCCGAGCTACGCGGTGCAATTGATGAGGCTCAGGTGCTCCATGCGATCGCAGAAAGGCCAGAGGATGGCGACGATATCGCTTAA
- a CDS encoding ABC transporter permease produces MRSQKGQRMATISLKPKSSSSSLAWAGLALLLIMVFNLIFTPGFFSLQIRDGHLFGSVIDILTFGAPYMVLAIGMTLVVATGGVDLSVGPVAAIAAAVVTSLIGRATDYSAMPLPMAVLIALGIAALCGLWNGVLIAYLGIQPIIATLILMVAGRGIAQLITKGQIITVYYEPFHFIGGGFLVLPFSLFIVAGVALLASLLVRRTALGLFIEAIGNNASASFYSGVAEKNIKLMVYTISGLCAGIAGVIISSNVRSADANNAGLWYELDAILSVVIGGTPLTGGRFSLLGSLLGALIIQSLTTTIYSFGVAPEVTLVVKAVVVCVVSLLQSEQFRQMVRLGRA; encoded by the coding sequence ATGCGATCGCAGAAAGGCCAGAGGATGGCGACGATATCGCTTAAACCGAAAAGCTCTTCCAGCAGCCTGGCGTGGGCAGGGCTTGCCCTGCTGCTGATCATGGTATTCAACCTAATCTTTACGCCAGGCTTCTTCTCGCTGCAGATCCGCGACGGGCATCTGTTCGGCAGCGTGATCGACATCCTAACCTTCGGCGCACCCTATATGGTGCTGGCAATCGGCATGACCCTAGTGGTGGCTACTGGCGGCGTCGACCTGTCGGTCGGCCCGGTGGCCGCGATCGCGGCGGCGGTGGTGACATCGCTGATCGGCAGGGCCACCGACTATAGCGCCATGCCGCTACCGATGGCGGTGCTGATCGCGCTGGGCATTGCGGCGCTCTGCGGCCTGTGGAACGGCGTGCTGATCGCCTACCTGGGTATCCAGCCGATCATCGCCACGCTCATCCTGATGGTGGCCGGGCGCGGCATTGCCCAGCTAATCACCAAAGGCCAGATCATCACGGTGTACTACGAGCCGTTCCACTTCATCGGCGGCGGCTTTCTGGTGCTGCCGTTCTCGCTGTTTATTGTGGCGGGCGTAGCGCTGCTGGCCAGCCTGCTGGTGCGGCGCACCGCGCTGGGCCTGTTCATCGAGGCGATCGGCAACAACGCCAGCGCCAGCTTCTACAGCGGCGTAGCCGAGAAGAACATCAAGCTGATGGTCTACACCATCAGCGGGCTGTGCGCGGGGATCGCGGGCGTGATCATTAGCTCGAACGTGCGCAGCGCCGATGCCAACAACGCCGGGCTATGGTATGAGCTGGATGCCATCCTATCGGTGGTGATCGGCGGTACGCCGCTGACCGGCGGGCGCTTCTCGCTGCTGGGCAGCCTGCTGGGCGCGCTGATCATCCAGAGCCTGACGACCACGATCTACTCGTTTGGCGTCGCGCCCGAGGTCACGCTGGTGGTGAAGGCGGTGGTGGTGTGCGTGGTTAGCCTGCTGCAGTCCGAGCAGTTTCGCCAGATGGTGCGGCTGGGCCGCGCGTAG
- the yjfF gene encoding sugar ABC transporter permease YjfF, whose amino-acid sequence MIFSGIRRGSPALARLVNPRYLPVAVTIGLFLLAYIVAGARYTGIATVQVLCNLLIDNAFIIVSAVGMTFVILSGGIDLSVAAVIAFTSMLSAALLERASLSPAIVIPIVLMVGTTLGAGMGALIQYFKIPPFVATLAGMFLARGACFLISIEAIPITNPWYASVAQFQVPVPGGFVSPNVVVALVVLAVGMVILHYTSFGRTVYAIGGNEQSALLMGLPVARTKVLIYALNGFCSALAGVVYTLYVLSGYGLYANGYELDIISAVVIGGTPLIGGSGFLLGTFFGVLIQGLIQVVITFDGTLNSWWTRIVVGMLTLFFIVMQRWLHAQGQKVE is encoded by the coding sequence ATGATATTCTCTGGAATACGGCGGGGCAGCCCCGCCCTCGCGCGCCTGGTGAACCCGCGCTACCTTCCGGTGGCAGTAACCATCGGCCTGTTTTTGCTGGCGTACATCGTGGCGGGCGCTCGCTACACCGGCATCGCCACCGTTCAGGTGCTCTGTAACCTGCTGATCGATAATGCCTTTATCATCGTCAGCGCGGTGGGCATGACCTTTGTGATCCTCTCGGGTGGCATCGATCTGTCGGTGGCGGCGGTGATCGCCTTCACCTCGATGCTCTCCGCCGCGCTGCTGGAGCGAGCCTCGCTCAGCCCTGCGATCGTGATCCCGATCGTGCTGATGGTGGGCACGACGCTGGGCGCTGGCATGGGCGCGCTGATCCAGTACTTCAAGATCCCGCCATTCGTGGCCACGCTGGCCGGCATGTTCTTGGCGCGCGGGGCCTGCTTTCTGATCAGCATCGAGGCCATCCCGATCACCAACCCGTGGTACGCCAGCGTGGCCCAGTTCCAGGTGCCGGTGCCGGGCGGCTTTGTGTCGCCCAATGTGGTGGTGGCGCTGGTGGTGCTGGCGGTGGGCATGGTCATCCTTCACTACACCAGCTTCGGGCGCACGGTCTACGCGATCGGCGGCAACGAGCAGTCGGCCCTGCTGATGGGCCTGCCGGTGGCGCGCACCAAGGTGCTGATCTACGCGCTGAACGGCTTCTGCTCGGCACTGGCGGGCGTGGTCTACACGCTGTATGTGCTCTCGGGCTACGGGCTATACGCCAACGGCTATGAGCTGGACATCATCTCGGCAGTGGTGATCGGTGGTACGCCGCTGATCGGCGGCTCGGGCTTCCTGCTAGGCACCTTCTTCGGCGTACTGATCCAGGGTCTGATCCAGGTGGTGATCACCTTCGACGGCACGCTCAACTCGTGGTGGACCCGCATTGTGGTGGGCATGCTCACGCTGTTCTTCATTGTGATGCAGCGCTGGCTGCACGCCCAGGGCCAGAAGGTGGAGTAG
- a CDS encoding AraC family transcriptional regulator, whose amino-acid sequence MSQPRQWSRAVYEPDLRLESLQANFTTHTFARHWHTHYVIGMVEDGVQSFWCRRDTYTTPRGGLILLNPGEAHTGEAARSGGGFAYRALYPTAAHMASAMAEFGRPDAAPEFTKVRVDDVGMAEIVGRLHMALDASASLLERQSRWLGLLVALVRRFGAAPLRLPRAGDEPLAIARARAILEERYDQRLTLPEIAAQVGLSPYHLLRVFARATDLSPHAYLESIRIRHAQRLIAQGHDLASIAYAVGFSNQSHFTSRFRRVVGITPGRYQLSRRKTARS is encoded by the coding sequence ATGAGCCAGCCGCGCCAGTGGAGCCGCGCGGTCTACGAGCCAGATCTGCGGCTCGAATCGCTGCAGGCCAACTTCACCACCCACACCTTCGCCCGCCACTGGCACACCCACTATGTGATCGGCATGGTCGAGGACGGCGTGCAGTCGTTCTGGTGCCGCCGCGACACCTACACCACCCCGCGCGGCGGCCTCATCCTGCTGAACCCTGGCGAGGCTCACACCGGCGAGGCCGCGCGCAGCGGCGGGGGCTTCGCCTACCGCGCGCTCTACCCCACGGCTGCACACATGGCCAGCGCCATGGCCGAGTTTGGCCGCCCCGACGCCGCGCCCGAGTTCACCAAGGTGCGGGTAGATGATGTGGGCATGGCCGAGATCGTGGGGCGGCTCCACATGGCGCTGGATGCATCGGCCTCGCTGCTGGAGCGGCAGAGCCGCTGGCTGGGCCTGCTGGTGGCGCTGGTGCGGCGCTTCGGGGCCGCGCCGCTGCGCCTGCCGCGCGCGGGCGACGAGCCGCTAGCCATAGCGCGCGCCCGTGCCATACTGGAGGAGCGCTACGACCAGCGGCTCACCCTGCCCGAGATCGCGGCCCAGGTGGGCCTTAGCCCCTACCACCTGCTGCGGGTGTTCGCCCGCGCCACCGACCTTTCGCCCCACGCCTACCTTGAGAGCATCCGCATCCGCCACGCCCAGCGCCTGATCGCCCAGGGCCACGACCTAGCGTCCATCGCCTACGCGGTCGGCTTTAGCAACCAGAGCCATTTCACCAGCCGCTTCCGCCGTGTGGTGGGCATCACGCCGGGTCGCTACCAGCTGTCGCGGCGTAAAACCGCAAGATCGTGA
- a CDS encoding DUF2000 domain-containing protein: MRFTTKIIVVLRDDLPTWQQLNMTAFLSSGIAATASAIMGEPYEDAAGRSYLPMFRQPVLVFGASAEQISAAYGRAVARDLQLAIFTEQLFSTGHDEANRAAVRELEDVAPHLTGFAFCAERKVADAVVKGIPLHQ, translated from the coding sequence ATGCGTTTTACGACCAAGATTATTGTGGTGCTGCGCGATGACCTACCCACCTGGCAGCAGCTCAATATGACCGCCTTCCTGAGCAGTGGGATCGCCGCCACCGCCAGCGCGATTATGGGCGAGCCATACGAGGATGCGGCTGGCCGCAGCTACCTGCCCATGTTCCGCCAGCCGGTGCTGGTGTTTGGGGCCAGTGCCGAGCAGATCAGCGCGGCCTACGGGCGGGCAGTGGCCCGCGATCTCCAGTTGGCCATCTTCACCGAGCAGCTGTTCTCGACCGGGCACGACGAGGCCAACCGCGCCGCGGTACGTGAGCTAGAGGATGTCGCTCCGCACCTGACGGGGTTCGCATTCTGCGCTGAGCGAAAGGTGGCCGACGCGGTGGTGAAGGGCATCCCGCTGCACCAGTAG
- a CDS encoding DUF4180 domain-containing protein produces MEPLEYQGEQIVVGQAGESYMGGPADAARLIEACFEHGASRLLLYPENLSPQFFDLSSGDAGEVLQKLRNYRIRLAILRTPALRLSSRFGELLADEAEGSYFRLFDGREEALAWLAQT; encoded by the coding sequence ATGGAGCCACTAGAGTACCAGGGTGAGCAGATCGTCGTGGGGCAGGCGGGCGAGTCATACATGGGCGGCCCTGCCGATGCCGCGCGGCTGATCGAGGCCTGCTTCGAGCACGGCGCATCGCGGCTGCTGCTCTACCCCGAAAACCTCTCGCCGCAGTTTTTCGACCTCAGCTCAGGCGACGCGGGCGAGGTGCTGCAGAAGCTGCGCAACTACCGCATCCGCCTAGCCATACTGCGCACCCCCGCGCTACGCCTGAGCAGCCGCTTTGGCGAGCTACTGGCCGATGAGGCCGAGGGCAGCTACTTCCGGCTGTTCGATGGCCGCGAGGAGGCGCTGGCGTGGCTGGCGCAAACCTAG
- a CDS encoding TetR/AcrR family transcriptional regulator — translation MIRETMPTKEAIICATARLLEQGGRDAVSTRAVAAAAGVQVPTIYRQFGDMRGLLDAVVSYVLDRYLAQKGPVTTVDDPVVALREQWDCNVNFGLGYPAFYTLLYSDYQPGMPFRATVETITFLEGLMREVAKAGRLRVEVNQATQMLHAACSGVILTLLGRAPEERDMTLSVATREATLDAVLVPSEAPTKTPNIQPAQVANRAIALKALLPDATALTTSERQLLDEWLDRLSVLT, via the coding sequence ATGATCCGCGAAACAATGCCTACCAAAGAGGCGATTATCTGCGCGACTGCCCGTTTGCTCGAACAAGGTGGGCGCGATGCTGTCTCAACGCGCGCAGTTGCAGCAGCAGCTGGGGTGCAAGTGCCAACCATCTATCGGCAGTTTGGCGATATGCGCGGCCTGCTGGACGCGGTGGTGAGCTATGTGCTCGACCGCTATCTGGCGCAGAAAGGCCCAGTAACCACGGTCGATGATCCGGTTGTGGCGCTGCGAGAACAGTGGGACTGCAATGTCAACTTTGGGTTGGGATATCCGGCGTTTTATACGCTGCTTTATAGCGATTATCAGCCAGGCATGCCATTCAGGGCCACGGTCGAAACGATCACATTTCTTGAGGGGCTGATGCGCGAGGTCGCAAAAGCAGGTCGGCTGCGGGTTGAGGTGAATCAGGCCACGCAAATGCTCCATGCCGCCTGCAGTGGCGTGATCCTAACATTGCTTGGGCGTGCGCCTGAGGAGCGCGACATGACGCTTTCGGTTGCAACGCGCGAGGCAACCTTGGATGCTGTGCTTGTGCCTTCAGAAGCACCTACGAAAACCCCAAACATTCAGCCAGCACAGGTTGCAAACCGGGCTATTGCGCTGAAAGCCCTGCTGCCTGATGCCACAGCCCTGACAACATCTGAGCGGCAGCTGCTCGATGAGTGGCTTGATCGGCTGAGTGTATTGACATAA
- a CDS encoding SDR family oxidoreductase, which translates to MTTRAPIAIVTGGSRGIGKSIVEQAVQHGMDVIFTYQRSEDEANQLVASIEATGRQAAALQLEVSNIASFEAFAKQVHDILETWGAERFNFLVNNAGNGGGGMVADMSEAAFDQIMNVHVKGPVFLTQKLLPLMADGGRIINISSALSRITYPGQSAYGAAKAAIETFTRYMAAELGPRRITANVVAPGGVATDFGGIMRSPDMAKIAASVTALGRIGQPEDISGVVVSLLLPEMGWVNAQRIEASGGQNL; encoded by the coding sequence ATGACAACACGCGCTCCAATCGCAATCGTAACCGGTGGCAGCCGTGGTATTGGGAAAAGCATCGTCGAGCAGGCTGTGCAGCATGGTATGGATGTGATCTTCACCTACCAGCGCAGCGAAGACGAGGCCAACCAGCTGGTTGCCAGCATCGAAGCCACAGGCCGCCAGGCTGCCGCGCTGCAGCTGGAAGTGAGCAATATAGCGTCGTTTGAAGCATTTGCCAAGCAGGTGCACGACATTCTGGAGACCTGGGGCGCAGAGCGTTTCAACTTTCTGGTCAACAACGCGGGCAACGGCGGCGGCGGCATGGTTGCCGATATGAGCGAGGCCGCATTCGACCAGATCATGAATGTGCATGTCAAAGGGCCAGTATTCCTCACGCAGAAGCTGCTGCCGCTGATGGCCGACGGCGGTCGGATCATCAATATCTCAAGCGCGCTCTCGCGGATCACCTACCCCGGCCAGAGCGCGTATGGTGCGGCCAAAGCGGCAATCGAAACGTTCACGCGCTACATGGCCGCCGAGCTCGGGCCACGGCGCATCACCGCAAACGTTGTCGCGCCGGGCGGCGTCGCCACCGATTTTGGCGGTATTATGCGCAGCCCCGACATGGCCAAAATCGCCGCCTCGGTAACCGCGCTTGGCCGCATTGGCCAGCCTGAGGACATTAGCGGCGTTGTGGTATCGCTGCTTTTGCCAGAGATGGGTTGGGTGAACGCACAGCGGATTGAGGCTTCGGGCGGGCAGAACCTCTAG
- a CDS encoding DUF4343 domain-containing protein, which produces MPHINPAQLDIFLLEEVLWIASCPIGVPSYDFSFEHLFAVRHPLYRPAPLTAVGRFGATENYAELYQQLAESGVALIHTPEQYGLASELTHWYPLLADLTPRSVWFEQPPSAAEVEQHFSWPIFLKGSRQTSRHRAALSILRSPQDYTRAMEEYRRNPILHWQAVVCRELVPLRPVPAPESDTIPPAFEFRTFWWRGQCVGAGPYWAAVAAYTWTKAEQREALAVAQEAARRLDLPFLVVDVAQTREGRWIVIEVNDGQESGYAGIAPVALWQRIIDIERGK; this is translated from the coding sequence ATGCCGCACATCAATCCCGCACAGCTCGATATTTTCCTGCTCGAAGAGGTACTCTGGATCGCATCCTGCCCCATCGGTGTGCCCAGCTACGACTTCTCCTTCGAGCATCTCTTTGCGGTGCGCCACCCGCTCTACCGCCCCGCGCCGCTGACCGCTGTCGGGCGCTTCGGCGCGACCGAGAACTACGCTGAGCTGTACCAGCAGCTCGCCGAGAGCGGCGTCGCGCTCATCCACACGCCCGAGCAATATGGCCTCGCCAGCGAGCTGACCCACTGGTACCCGCTGCTGGCTGACCTGACGCCCCGCAGCGTCTGGTTCGAGCAGCCGCCCAGCGCCGCCGAGGTCGAGCAGCATTTCAGCTGGCCGATCTTCCTCAAGGGCAGCAGGCAGACCAGCAGGCACCGCGCAGCGCTGTCCATCCTGCGCTCGCCGCAGGACTACACACGCGCGATGGAGGAGTACCGGCGCAACCCCATCCTGCACTGGCAAGCGGTGGTCTGCCGCGAGTTGGTGCCCCTGCGGCCCGTGCCCGCGCCCGAGAGCGACACCATCCCGCCCGCGTTCGAGTTCCGCACCTTCTGGTGGCGCGGCCAATGCGTGGGCGCAGGGCCGTACTGGGCGGCGGTCGCTGCGTACACCTGGACTAAGGCAGAGCAGCGCGAGGCCCTGGCGGTGGCGCAGGAGGCGGCGCGGCGGCTCGATCTGCCCTTCCTCGTGGTGGATGTGGCCCAGACGCGCGAGGGCAGGTGGATCGTGATCGAGGTCAACGACGGCCAGGAGAGCGGCTACGCGGGCATCGCGCCAGTGGCGCTCTGGCAGCGGATCATCGATATTGAGCGGGGTAAGTGA